The following coding sequences are from one Mycolicibacterium crocinum window:
- a CDS encoding RNA polymerase sigma factor, producing the protein MDRPARRPGPPVDAARIQPDEDDQAGGQHLDNSLVSTWLEDPDLAAELADELERLRRLQADEELLLALELHQFTGRLWDRFVRELSRYGLGVLRAWIRHGTIYGKAKALTGYGLGRIEGWPDDQTIDDIATDTVVAALIYFRDKVLMTHRWQSSGGASLGTFFIGQCLYQFANIYRSALRAERERIDQATEPMAELPEDRFDIIKGIEETIVANDTVAEAMAMLSTDRARRALFLQENGFSQREIADELGLPDAKSVENLIGYQLRQLRKRTS; encoded by the coding sequence ATGGATCGACCGGCACGCCGCCCCGGCCCGCCCGTTGATGCCGCGCGCATACAACCAGACGAGGACGATCAGGCTGGCGGCCAGCACCTCGACAACAGCTTGGTCAGTACTTGGCTTGAGGACCCTGATCTCGCCGCCGAACTCGCTGACGAGCTAGAGCGGCTGCGGCGTCTGCAAGCAGATGAGGAGCTGCTCCTGGCTCTGGAGCTGCACCAGTTCACTGGCCGGCTGTGGGACCGATTCGTTCGCGAGTTGTCCCGCTACGGCCTGGGTGTGCTGCGTGCCTGGATCCGCCACGGCACCATCTACGGCAAGGCCAAGGCGCTGACCGGCTATGGGTTGGGTCGCATCGAGGGCTGGCCGGACGACCAGACCATCGACGACATCGCCACCGACACCGTGGTCGCCGCGCTGATCTATTTCCGCGACAAGGTGCTCATGACCCACCGTTGGCAATCCTCGGGAGGGGCATCTCTGGGCACCTTCTTCATCGGCCAGTGTCTCTACCAATTCGCCAACATCTACCGCAGCGCATTGCGGGCCGAGCGAGAACGGATCGACCAGGCCACCGAGCCGATGGCTGAGCTGCCTGAAGACCGGTTCGACATCATCAAGGGCATCGAGGAGACGATCGTCGCCAACGACACGGTCGCCGAAGCCATGGCCATGCTGAGTACCGACCGGGCACGCCGAGCGCTGTTCCTGCAAGAGAACGGCTTCTCCCAGCGGGAGATCGCCGACGAGCTGGGCCTGCCCGACGCCAAGAGCGTGGAAAACCTTATCGGCTACCAACTCCGCCAACTCCGAAAGAGAACATCGTGA
- a CDS encoding DUF6290 family protein gives MATKNRTDSLRDETGDPGTPKNSTFSLRLRPNEFEILNSLANLHNKSIAELAREFIRAGIRDALDPAEIDRRIEEEKQRLMAAADEMRKAVLDDQSRSSEKTAEHKV, from the coding sequence ATGGCAACGAAGAATCGCACCGACTCACTTCGAGACGAGACGGGTGATCCCGGCACGCCGAAGAACAGCACCTTCAGCCTCAGGCTTCGCCCCAACGAGTTCGAAATCCTGAACAGCCTGGCCAACCTCCACAACAAGTCGATCGCCGAGCTTGCGCGTGAGTTCATCCGCGCCGGCATCCGCGACGCCCTGGACCCAGCCGAAATCGATCGCAGGATTGAAGAGGAGAAGCAGCGCCTGATGGCGGCGGCGGACGAGATGCGCAAGGCCGTTCTCGATGACCAGTCCCGGTCTAGCGAGAAGACCGCCGAGCACAAGGTGTAA